The Blastopirellula marina genome contains the following window.
CCGCCACTCCGAGGTGTGCGTCACCAGTCAGGGGCATGCGGACTTCGCAATCAGTAATCTTTTTTGACAGGCAAAAACTTGTGGATTTGCATAACACAGTCGAAAAATTCGGTGGTTTAGAGCCAATTGACGGCGAAAACTTCACACCAATGCCAGAATCCGAGGTTGAAGCAGTTGAGGTGGGATTGGGCCTTCGACTCCCGGATCCTTATCGCAAATTTCTTTTAACATTCGGGGCGTGCAGTCCAAAGGAGATCGTAGTTTACGACCCAGTATTGAGATTGCCATCAGAGATATCCACCAGTGGTAAAGGAAATCTTGCGATCTTCTATGGGGATGAGAGCGATGTTGATGATGCGTACAGTATTCAGCGACGCATTCAAGTCTTTTCTGGTAGGGTACCTGCCAATCTTATTCCAATTGCAGACAATGGGGGTGGAAGCCAGATTCTACTGGGAATTAGCGGTGAGGAGGCAGGTAAAGTTTACTTTTGGGATCTGAACAATGAGCCTTTCGATGAGGAGGACTACATGGAGGATTATGGAATGGCAAGACCACCTGAAGCGATGTTCGAAAACGTCTACCTGATCGCCCAATCATTCGGGGATTTTCTAGAGCGTCTTGAGGTCATCGACGGTTGAAATAACATTGGGACAAGAAAAAGTGTCAGGGCTGAATGGCACCTTAAGTTAACCCAAACATAACTTCGTAGTTCCGAAGGCAACTTCCTATGTCGATATTTGAAGAGATCGAACAGCTTCTGAATGACTTGGATGCATTTATCGCTGGCGGACAGCCAGAAGCGATGGTAGGTGCCGCCGAGTCTAAACTGGGTGTCTCTTTCCCACCTTCTTTTCGAGAATACCTTGTACGATGGGGCAATATTAGTTGCGACGACCTCGAATACTACGGGCTAACTCGCAATGGCGATTTTGATAAGGGTGGCGTTCCGAACTGCGTATGGTTCACCATGAGCAAGAGAACGACCGTTGGCCTGCCTCACAGCTTGATCGTTTTTCGCAACATCAACGACGAAGAGTACCTTTGCATCGACACCGATCAGGCTTTGGACAACGACGAACGGAAGATCGCGATCTGGGACAA
Protein-coding sequences here:
- a CDS encoding SMI1/KNR4 family protein — protein: MRTSQSVIFFDRQKLVDLHNTVEKFGGLEPIDGENFTPMPESEVEAVEVGLGLRLPDPYRKFLLTFGACSPKEIVVYDPVLRLPSEISTSGKGNLAIFYGDESDVDDAYSIQRRIQVFSGRVPANLIPIADNGGGSQILLGISGEEAGKVYFWDLNNEPFDEEDYMEDYGMARPPEAMFENVYLIAQSFGDFLERLEVIDG
- a CDS encoding SMI1/KNR4 family protein — protein: MSIFEEIEQLLNDLDAFIAGGQPEAMVGAAESKLGVSFPPSFREYLVRWGNISCDDLEYYGLTRNGDFDKGGVPNCVWFTMSKRTTVGLPHSLIVFRNINDEEYLCIDTDQALDNDERKIAIWDNIEREISQTLDVNFADFLLEELTEISDDA